In Sphingobacteriaceae bacterium, the following proteins share a genomic window:
- a CDS encoding 1-deoxy-D-xylulose-5-phosphate reductoisomerase: MAPAHNDSSVKNIAVLGSTGSIGRSTLAVVAAHPRRFRVKALAARQDAGTLYRQAEQHRPLVVALADEEAAARWQSRFNDLGVQCWAGPEALTAIARMDQVDTVVAAISGSAGLPAALAAVEAGKTVALANKEALVAAGPVFMEAVRRSGAPLLPVDSEHNALFQCLQGIDRRHLRRVVLTASGGPFFGRRREELRHVTPDQALRHPTWSMGAKITIDSATLMNKGLEVIEAMHLFDLSPEQIDVLIHPESIVHSLVETVDGGILAHMAEPDMRHAIQYSLSYPERWTSPVPRLDLAGVGSLNFALPDHETFPALGLAYDAARAGGTMPAVLNAANEVAVEAFLGGKAGFLDIPRIVEAVMAAHRVGPAADLDGILAADRWAREYADQLLSAQEGVPR, translated from the coding sequence ATGGCCCCGGCACACAACGACTCCTCTGTAAAAAACATCGCCGTCCTGGGCTCCACCGGCTCCATCGGCCGCAGCACCCTGGCCGTGGTGGCCGCCCATCCCCGGCGCTTTCGCGTGAAGGCCCTGGCGGCCCGCCAGGATGCCGGCACCCTTTACCGGCAGGCGGAACAGCACCGGCCTTTGGTGGTGGCCCTGGCCGATGAGGAGGCGGCCGCCCGCTGGCAGAGCCGCTTCAACGACCTGGGCGTCCAATGCTGGGCCGGCCCCGAGGCCCTGACGGCCATCGCCCGGATGGACCAGGTGGACACGGTGGTGGCGGCCATTTCCGGCAGCGCCGGCCTCCCGGCGGCCCTGGCCGCCGTGGAGGCGGGCAAGACGGTGGCCTTGGCCAACAAGGAGGCCCTGGTGGCCGCCGGGCCCGTGTTCATGGAGGCGGTCCGCCGCTCCGGCGCCCCCCTGCTGCCGGTGGACAGCGAGCACAACGCCTTGTTCCAGTGCCTGCAGGGAATCGACCGGCGCCACCTGCGGCGGGTGGTCCTGACGGCCTCGGGCGGGCCCTTTTTCGGCCGCCGCCGGGAGGAACTGCGCCACGTGACCCCGGATCAGGCCCTGCGGCACCCCACCTGGTCCATGGGTGCCAAGATTACCATCGATTCGGCTACACTAATGAACAAGGGGCTTGAGGTCATCGAGGCCATGCACCTGTTCGACCTGTCGCCGGAGCAGATCGATGTCCTCATCCACCCCGAAAGCATAGTGCACTCCCTGGTGGAAACGGTGGACGGCGGCATACTGGCCCACATGGCCGAGCCGGACATGCGCCATGCAATTCAGTACAGCCTGAGCTATCCCGAGCGGTGGACCAGCCCCGTCCCCAGACTGGACCTGGCGGGTGTAGGGTCCCTGAACTTCGCCCTGCCGGACCACGAGACCTTTCCCGCCTTGGGGCTGGCCTACGACGCCGCCCGGGCGGGCGGCACCATGCCGGCGGTGCTCAACGCCGCCAACGAGGTGGCCGTGGAGGCCTTCCTTGGGGGCAAGGCGGGTTTTCTCGACATCCCCCGCATCGTGGAAGCCGTCATGGCCGCCCACCGGGTGGGGCCGGCGGCGGACCTGGACGGGATCCTGGCGGCCGACCGGTGGGCCAGGGAATACGCTGATCAACTGCTGTCCGCCCAGGAAGGAGTCCCTCGATGA
- the ytvI gene encoding sporulation integral membrane protein YtvI: MRALIRMYGPVVVALAITYLLFRYVLPYVLPFVLAAFLTIFIEPLVGFLQRRLRLGRGWAVGIVLVVGALITVALLFFGVASLVVELSRLQQGIPDLYVKAQEMLAALVEEFGRWRAGLPAEVQSIIEEQQTQWLDQARAWLELHTGRWLTTLQRIALVDVPNILIVLVVMAIATFMISKDRDVVGKGALALVPPPWRETVADVARQLMTSTVGFLYAMALLVLATTLITILGLAILGSPYALLLGILSGLLDLIPVLGPGLIFIPWIIYNLVFGNFTFGLLLALLYGIMVGLRTVLQAQIIGDRMGIHPLVALISIYIGARLVGPAGLILGPLVAVVLKVMAEARIISAER, from the coding sequence ATGCGCGCCTTGATCCGCATGTACGGGCCCGTGGTGGTGGCCCTGGCAATAACATACCTGCTGTTCCGCTACGTCCTGCCCTACGTCCTGCCCTTCGTCCTGGCGGCCTTCCTGACCATCTTCATCGAGCCCCTGGTGGGCTTCCTCCAGCGGCGCCTGCGGCTGGGCCGGGGCTGGGCCGTGGGCATCGTCCTGGTGGTGGGCGCCCTCATCACTGTGGCCCTGCTCTTCTTCGGCGTGGCCAGCCTGGTGGTGGAACTGTCCCGCCTGCAGCAGGGCATCCCCGACCTGTATGTGAAGGCCCAGGAGATGCTGGCGGCCTTGGTGGAGGAGTTCGGCCGCTGGCGCGCCGGTCTGCCCGCCGAAGTGCAGAGCATCATCGAGGAGCAGCAGACCCAGTGGCTGGATCAGGCCCGGGCCTGGCTGGAACTCCACACCGGCCGCTGGCTGACCACCCTGCAGCGCATTGCTTTGGTCGATGTGCCCAATATTTTGATAGTCTTAGTAGTAATGGCCATTGCTACCTTTATGATCAGCAAGGACAGAGACGTGGTGGGGAAGGGGGCCCTGGCCCTCGTCCCGCCCCCTTGGCGCGAGACGGTGGCCGACGTGGCCCGGCAGCTCATGACTTCTACGGTGGGCTTCCTCTATGCCATGGCCCTGCTGGTCCTGGCCACCACCTTGATCACCATTTTGGGCCTGGCGATCCTGGGCTCGCCCTATGCCCTGCTGCTGGGCATCCTGTCGGGCCTGCTGGATCTCATTCCCGTTTTGGGACCGGGCCTTATCTTCATCCCGTGGATCATCTACAACCTGGTGTTCGGCAATTTCACCTTCGGCCTGCTGCTGGCCTTGCTGTACGGCATCATGGTAGGCCTGCGCACCGTCCTCCAGGCCCAGATCATCGGTGACCGCATGGGCATCCACCCCTTGGTGGCGTTGATTTCCATCTACATCGGGGCGCGCCTGGTGGGCCCGGCGGGCTTGATCCTGGGACCCCTGGTGGCGGTTGTCCTCAAGGTCATGGCCGAAGCCCGCATCATCTCCGCCGAACGGTGA